The window TTGCAGCCGTCCAAATTGTACACACAGCATAAAGCTTGATTTATTATTTACTTAAAATTTAGGTTATGAAAAAGATTGTAAATGCGTTGCTCTTATTGGTTATGGTTGTGAATTTTAGTGCCTGCGTGGTGCATACCAGAGGGCCAAGAGGAGAATGGGTGCGCGGGCACTACGTAATCGGTCCTCATGGCGGCCGCTATTGGGTGCATGGCCATTACCGTTAATAGGGGCTGGAGGATTGAATGATTGAGTTTTGGATGAAAGAATGGTTAACTGTTCAATCATTCAAAATTCAATCATTTTTTATTTGCCTTAATTATCTTACTTCTTAATGTTAAAAAAATCATCATTAAGTAATTAAGAACATTAAGCGTTTTTAGCGATATTCCAAATACATTCAATCATTCAAAACTCGGTGATTCTCTCTCAAAACTCATGTTTAAAAAACGTTTACGTAACGATTGTGATTTTTGAATAAGATTACAGGAATAAAATAATACATTAGCAGCATCAATCTTATTTAATATATGCAGGAAGAAATTCTTTTACAGATAAGCGGAAAAATTAAAGAACGTCGTAAAGAACTTGGCATTACCGTGCAGGAACTTGCCGATAAGGCATCGGTAAGCAAAGGACTTATTTCGCAGATCGAGAATAGCCGTACCATACCATCATTAATGGTGTTAATGGATATTATTAAAAGCCTGCAGATTGATTTGAACAGCTTTTTTAAAGATATCAATTTCCATAAAAAAGATGCGCCCGTTCTGGTGAAGCGAAAAGACCAGTATCAGCAATTTGAAAAAGAGCAGGCCATGGGTTTTAACTACTCACGTATCCTGACCAAAAACATTAAATTTTCTACGGCCGATTTTGTATTGCTCGAGCTGGAGGTAAATGCGCACCGCCCAATGGTTAAAACCGAAGCCTTTGAATTTAAGTACATGATTGAAGGCAAGGTAGAGTACCAGTTCTCTAAAAAGAAAATTGTACTCGAAAAAGGCGATTCGATGCTTTTCGATGGCAGACTCTCACATACTCCTGTTAATATTGGCGATGGGAAGGCATTAATGCTCGTAATTTATTTTTTTGAGTAAAAAAACGATAAACAATGTTTATTAATACTTAACAAATTTTTACCTTCATGTTTATAAACACAAATAATATAAACAAATGAACATGAAGAAAATTTTATTGGCTGCATTAGTGCTGCTGTGCACATCCCTTTCGGTTGTGGCACAATCAAAAAAAGTTAAACACGTTGTTTTAATTGGTTGCGATGGTTTTGGTGCATATGCACTGAAGGAAGCCAAAATGCCAAATCTTAAAGCATTAATGAGCAGCGGCTCGTGGACCGATAAGGCCCGTTGCGTGTTGCCCTCTTCGAGTGCCGTAAACTGGGCTTCGCTGTTAATGGGAGCCGGACCTACCGAGCATGGTTATACCGAATGGGACAGCAAAGTGCCCGAAATCCCCTCAGCAACCAAAACAGCCTATGGTATATTTCCAACCATATTCAGCGTAGTCAGAGATCAGAAAAAAGAAGCTAAAACAGCTGTGGTTTACAGTTGGGGTGGTATTGGCTATCTTTTCGAAAAAGAGGCTGTTAATATTGTAGTTAATGGAAACGATAAAGACGATTTTTGTACCGACACTGCTGCGACTATTATCAGGAAAGAAAAACCTTATTTTACCTTTTTGCATTTAGATGAGCCTGACCATACCGGTCATGCTATTGGGCACCGTACACCTGAGTATTATAAACAACTGGAACTGGTAGACCAACGTATCGGTAAAATTGTACAGGCCGTTAAAGATGCCGGGATAGCAGACGAAACCATCATATTGGTTACGGCAGATCATGGCGGCACAGGCAAAGGCCACGGCGGTAAATCGTTAGATGAGATTCAGATCCCGTGGGTTATTGCGGGGCCGGGGGTGCGTAAAAACCACGAACTTAAGGATGTGATTATTACTTACGATACAGCTGCTACTTTAGCCTGGATAATGGGACTGCAGCAGCCACAAAGTTGGCGGGGCAAACCAGTGCAGGAAGCATTTACAAAATAGTACCTGCTTTGGCTGGTATAAACTTAACAATTTGATAACTTAACTTTTGTTTACAAATAATAAACTATGTTTACTATTGCGATGTTAAATACAAAAGTTTATGGCTATCAGGTTAAAAGCGTTAAACAACGCAGGCACAATCGTTAAAAACAGGTATTATGCCGTTAATAAAATTCAGCAGGCTCAAATTACTAAACTCGGCAGTTAAAATGAGTCTGCTGCATGTTGCCCGCAAAAAAGCACTTAACTGGCCTTATTGGTTAATTACTGTGCTTGGTGGTATTGCTGCCTTTGGTTGCTATACCAGTATGTATGCTTTCAGAAAAGCCTTTGCTTCTGCCACTTTTGAGCATCAGGAATTTCTGCATGTCGATTATAAAGTATGGCTGGTGGTTGCGCAAATGGTGGGGTACACGCTCAGCAAGTTTTATGGCATACGCTTTATTTCCGAATCGGGTAAAAATAACCGGGCGCGAAGTATTATCCTGCTTATAGTTTTTTCGTGGCTGGCCTTACTGGGCTTTGCATGTGTACCTGCTCCTTACAATATCGCTTTCCTTTTGCTTAATGGTTTTCCGTTGGGTATGATCTGGGGTTTGGTATTTAGCTATTTAGAAGGCCGTAAAACCACCGAGTTTATGGGCGCATTAATGTCTATCAGTTTAATATTTGCTTCTGGCTTTGTTAAAACGGTGGCGCGTACCTTAATGTCGGTTGCAGGTGTGAGCGATAACTGGATGCCTTTTCTTACCGGACTTGTTTTTCTGTTGCCGCTCTTCTTCTTTGTTTTTTGTTTAGAAGTAATGCCGCCACCATCAAAAGAAGATAAGCTATTGCGTACCGAACGGGTGCCTATGAATGCAAAACAGCGTGCTAAATTTATAACTGCTTTTTTGCCGGGCATCGTACTCACCATTATTATTTATGTGCTGCTTACCTGTATCCGCGATATGCGCGATAATTTTGAGGTAGAGATATGGAATGGTTTGGGTATTCATGATAATCATATTTATACTCAAATCGATACCCTGATTTCGGTAGTGGTATTGGTTATGATTGGACTGCTGATTCTGATTAAAGATAACCTTAAAGCTTTTACTGTTATCCATGTAATGATTATAGCAGGCTGTTTGCTAATTGGCTTTAGTACCTTTCTTTTTGATAAGGGATATGTTGGGCCTGTAAGCTGGATGGCTTTATTGGGTATGGGACTTTATATGGCTTATATCCCTTATAATGCCATTTTCTTTGAGCGGATGATTGCCAATTTCCATTATAAGAGCAACATTGGTTTTATTATGTACGTGGCCGATTCTATTGGCTATGTAGGTAGTTTTTCGGTGTTAATGCTGCATGAATTTGGCGAAACCAATGTAAGCTGGATGCATTTCTTTAAGCAGTGCTTAATTGCCGTGCCGCTTATTGGCGGTGTGTGTAGTGTGCTTTCGCTAATTTATTTCAGGCGAAAAACCTTGATGACGAATAAAAAACAGCAACACCTGCCAGCTAAACAGGCATGGAGTGGCGTTTCAGAATAACGATTAATTTAAATTTGTGCCCATTGGAAATTAAAACCAGCGAGGCACCTGAATAATAATTCAATGACAGATAAACATTTCGATCTTATTGTAGTTGGTGGTGGCATATTGGGTACTTTCCATGCTTACCATGCACTGCTTATGGGTAAAACAGTATTGCAGTTAGAAAAAGATAATTATCCGGTAGGTGCTACCGTGCGCAACTTTGGTCAGGTGGTACCATCAGGTATGGAGGCCGAGTGGTTTGAGTATGGTGTGGCCGGATTGGAAATCTACAAATCTATCCAGCAGGAATTTGATATTTCAGTTCGTAATAACGGCAGTGTTTATATTGCATCCGATGCTGATGAGCAAACCTTAATACACGAATTAAAAGCACATTACGACACTTTAGGTTACGAAACAGAGTTGCTTGGGCAGGCTGCCATCTTAAATAAATATCCGGCCATTAAATCTTCATATGCAAAAGAAGCCATATTTTTCCCCCAGGAAATTAGCGTGGAACCCGAACTGATGATTTACCGCTTGCAGCAGTACATGCAAACTAAGTTTAAGAATTATCAGCTACAGTACAACAGCCCTGTAACTGCGTGCCAACGCAAGGGCAGCGGGGTAGAGGT is drawn from Pedobacter sp. HDW13 and contains these coding sequences:
- a CDS encoding helix-turn-helix domain-containing protein gives rise to the protein MQEEILLQISGKIKERRKELGITVQELADKASVSKGLISQIENSRTIPSLMVLMDIIKSLQIDLNSFFKDINFHKKDAPVLVKRKDQYQQFEKEQAMGFNYSRILTKNIKFSTADFVLLELEVNAHRPMVKTEAFEFKYMIEGKVEYQFSKKKIVLEKGDSMLFDGRLSHTPVNIGDGKALMLVIYFFE
- a CDS encoding alkaline phosphatase; amino-acid sequence: MKKILLAALVLLCTSLSVVAQSKKVKHVVLIGCDGFGAYALKEAKMPNLKALMSSGSWTDKARCVLPSSSAVNWASLLMGAGPTEHGYTEWDSKVPEIPSATKTAYGIFPTIFSVVRDQKKEAKTAVVYSWGGIGYLFEKEAVNIVVNGNDKDDFCTDTAATIIRKEKPYFTFLHLDEPDHTGHAIGHRTPEYYKQLELVDQRIGKIVQAVKDAGIADETIILVTADHGGTGKGHGGKSLDEIQIPWVIAGPGVRKNHELKDVIITYDTAATLAWIMGLQQPQSWRGKPVQEAFTK
- a CDS encoding DUF5690 family protein: MPLIKFSRLKLLNSAVKMSLLHVARKKALNWPYWLITVLGGIAAFGCYTSMYAFRKAFASATFEHQEFLHVDYKVWLVVAQMVGYTLSKFYGIRFISESGKNNRARSIILLIVFSWLALLGFACVPAPYNIAFLLLNGFPLGMIWGLVFSYLEGRKTTEFMGALMSISLIFASGFVKTVARTLMSVAGVSDNWMPFLTGLVFLLPLFFFVFCLEVMPPPSKEDKLLRTERVPMNAKQRAKFITAFLPGIVLTIIIYVLLTCIRDMRDNFEVEIWNGLGIHDNHIYTQIDTLISVVVLVMIGLLILIKDNLKAFTVIHVMIIAGCLLIGFSTFLFDKGYVGPVSWMALLGMGLYMAYIPYNAIFFERMIANFHYKSNIGFIMYVADSIGYVGSFSVLMLHEFGETNVSWMHFFKQCLIAVPLIGGVCSVLSLIYFRRKTLMTNKKQQHLPAKQAWSGVSE